A genome region from Deinococcus sp. HSC-46F16 includes the following:
- a CDS encoding ankyrin repeat domain-containing protein: MTPDAPTALFQAIYAGNEDEVRHLITAEPELLTARSPSGLSPVLFAAYYVRPHIVRMLVGAGAPLSVYEAAAAGEVSALKAHLEADPALVNGLSPDGFSPLGLAAFFGHGEAAAELLERGADVNRPSENALRVRPLHSAVAGNHVALARRLIAAGADPNLAQEDGFTPLLAAAQGGNAEVVEMLLAAGADPAARTADGRDAAGLAREEGHLALAERLTRPAP; the protein is encoded by the coding sequence ATGACCCCCGACGCCCCGACGGCGCTTTTCCAGGCCATTTACGCTGGCAACGAAGACGAGGTACGGCACCTGATCACGGCCGAACCCGAACTGCTCACGGCCCGCAGCCCCAGTGGCCTGTCCCCGGTTCTCTTCGCGGCCTATTACGTGCGCCCCCACATCGTGCGGATGCTGGTGGGGGCCGGGGCACCGCTCAGCGTCTACGAAGCGGCGGCGGCTGGGGAGGTGAGCGCCCTCAAGGCCCATCTGGAGGCGGACCCGGCCCTGGTCAATGGCCTCAGCCCCGACGGCTTCTCCCCGCTGGGGCTGGCCGCCTTCTTCGGACACGGGGAGGCCGCCGCCGAGTTGCTGGAACGCGGGGCCGACGTGAACCGCCCCAGCGAGAACGCGCTGCGGGTGCGGCCCCTGCACTCGGCCGTCGCCGGGAACCACGTGGCCCTCGCCCGGCGGCTGATCGCGGCGGGGGCAGACCCGAACCTCGCGCAGGAGGACGGGTTCACGCCGCTGCTGGCCGCCGCGCAGGGCGGCAACGCCGAGGTGGTCGAGATGCTGCTCGCGGCAGGCGCCGACCCGGCCGCCCGGACCGCTGACGGCCGGGACGCGGCCGGGCTGGCCCGCGAGGAAGGGCACCTGGCGCTGGCCGAACGGCTGACCCGGCCCGCCCCATGA